The sequence below is a genomic window from Pleuronectes platessa chromosome 13, fPlePla1.1, whole genome shotgun sequence.
CCAGGTAGTCCACGTGCATCATGTCTTCGTCTTTCAGAAAAGCCATATCCTTGATCGGCGACGCACACGTGTATCTCTGCTGCTCATTGGCTGCGGCGGGACTGAGCTCACACTTGATGTCATGTGACAGCACGTAGGCGGTTTGTACCATGGCCTCGCTGCTCTTCTCCGTCCCAGAAGTCCACAGCTCAATTTGGTCCAGCGCCCCTGTGCCGCCGCAGGACCGCTCCTGACTCAGAGCGGGAAAATCCTCCCCGTTGGACTCCAGCTTCACCGTCACCGTGTGGTCACCGAGCGCCTGCCTGCTGGCTGACTGGTCCTCAGACGTCACCAGATCGGGCTTCAGCTCCGCCATGTTCTCCAGCGACTGGTTCTCAGGCATCGTAAACATCAGGTGATGAGCCTCCAGCAGATCTGGGTTCTCCCCTTCGGAAAGAAAACAGAATTAAGTGAGCAAGCCGACAGAATTACTTTTATACAGTTTACTGCTGAGGTGCTTGAGTGTAAGATGTGAATCAAGTAAGTGGTGGAGATAAATATAACATGatagaggactgttgggccttgggagAGGTTTGTGATCTCCAAAGCAGAAAAGCAAAAAGTTAAAGGATTCCAGCTTCTCTCATGTGAATAAAAGCTGGTTTCTCTTCTACAATATGAATCTAAACATTTGTGATTTTGACTGTTTGTCTCTTACCAACTCTGTGCGTCTTCATGTGGACCTTCAGGCTGCTTTTCTGAGTGAAGCACCGCCCACAGATGTGGCAGCCGTACGGCTTCTCCCCGGTATGAATCCGTAAATGTGTCTCGAGGTGGCCGGCCCGTTTGAAGATCTTCCCGCAGAAAGAGCAGTTGAAGCTTTTCTTGGGCTTGAACATCTGAAAAGACcggtttctctgctgctgctgctggggatgaagctgctgctgctggggatgAAGCTGCTGATGGGGACTCAGCACGGCCTCCGACCCGCTGTGTAAACCTGGATCgctggagacgaggaggagcgtGTCTGACGATCCGTAGGGCGTTTGGGAGATCAGGCTGTTCTTCAGCTCCCCGTACGGTTTCCctgggaaggagaaggagctgcaAGAAGCTTCCACCGGTGCCGGGAGTAACTGAGCGATCCCGGGGAAGGACGTCACAGTCTGTGCCGAGCTGCTGAGATATTCCATCCCACTCATCTCGGTGCTGCTCTGTCCTTGTGGACCCGACCTCCACTGCCGGCCGTCCCTCTCGAACTCTGGGAAGTTCTCACCGAGGTTCTCCCCTCCTTCCCTCGGCGGCTCGTTCCCTCCCTGAAACTGTGGTTGTGATATGCTCTCCTCTACGGGCTCAGATTTGACTTGTACAGGTGGAGGGAGAACGTCCTCCATCTTCAGTGGAACCTCGTCCGCGGCGGTCCGGCTCTTTTCCTCGGGGAGAGGAGTGTCGACACATGGCTTCACCTCAGGAATCTGCTTCTCCTGAACCACCGGGACGTCCACTGGTGGGGCCTGAATATCTGTCGACGTTGGAGAGAAGAAAATACTTTTACCACCTGTACTAAGTCTTTCAAAATATCcatacagggaaactggtcacaCAGAAGAAAGTCACAGCAACAGACCAACAACTGCAAGAATAATAACacacatattaaataaatatcaattCGTCGATAGAATAATATTACTTTCACTCGTCcagttaaataataaaaccagTGACCTTATTGGGGATTTGATGCCCTGTGacccagtgccccccccccccccccatctccccaGAGAAAGGTCTTGACCTCTTTTagcagcagagcagaagagAGATGTCGGTTTTAATCCAGAGAATCTAGAAACAGAAGAATCCGAGAAAGCCTGTTCCTCAGGGTCAGACTTACTTCTTCTGTGAATCTTGGTGTGCTCCTTCAGGCTGCACTTCTGGTTGAAGCGTCTCCCACAGGTCTCACAGCGATACGGTTTCTCCCCGGTGTGAATCCTCTTGTGTCTCTCCAGGTGGCCGCCTCGCTCGAAGCATTTGCCGCAGTAAGGGCAGATGTAGCCCATCTCGAACTTGAGCCTCTtggccgtcctcctcctccgcggAGCGTTGCGACTCTTCCCGTAGCCCGGCAGCTCGCGGCTGACCGGGCTCTGCTGGAGCCCCCCCGAGCTGCCACACGGCACGGCCGGCCCAGAGGCCAGGGGGGGTTCTGGGAGACTCGACAGGGAGTTCTGCCGTGCGTTCAGATGATCCAAGTCGTTTTGTCCCGTCTCCTCGTCAGTTGTCGACCTCCACTGTCTGTTGTTCCCTTCGCACGGAGTCAGCTCTTGTCCCGGCCGCTcagcctgacctctgacctcttcagCTCCCGGTTCCACGGAGTCGGGTTTGGCCGAGCAGCTGTTGACCTTGTCGGCGTGAACGTGTTCGAGTGAGATCCTCTCGTCCCCGGTGGAGCCGTGACCGCCTGAGGAAACACAGGGATTCAGTTGAAGAGCAGTTTGTTGACTTCTAAAGTTTTAATGTCtcaatgaaatgtgtgttttaaatcCTGATTCCAACCAGAGACTTCACAATAAAGCGAAGGCAaccatcttgattgccccctggtgacCGGCTGCAGAATAGGTCATAAGCCTCAAGTCCCTATGGTCAAAGAAGTGGTTCTGATCTAACTGGTGTTTGTTCAGATGTTTCCTTTTTCCCAGTAAGTTTGGATTTAATGGTTCAGTGACGCTCAAACCAGGAAGACATTTGTTCTCTTCCTGAAAACTGCACTTTGGAGGAAGTTTAATAATCAACAACACAAGTTCATCAAATCCTCACTTTACCTTTaggacctcagtgtgtgtgtctcaggttataaagtgtgtttacagtagtgtttggattgtgtgtgtgtgtgtatggtagtgttgtgtgtgtgtttctcaggttgtacagtgtttttacagtagtgtatttattgtgtgtgtgtgtgtgtgtttctcaggttATACAGTGTTAACAGTAGTGTatgtatcgtgtgt
It includes:
- the LOC128454492 gene encoding zinc finger protein 536, with protein sequence MLSSVALRAQVASILEALSIAAAAEIAELVEDEVVLLRLETCQRDQEIEKLRGNIRLLHSELSAARGPGTRRAEPCGGDGGHGSTGDERISLEHVHADKVNSCSAKPDSVEPGAEEVRGQAERPGQELTPCEGNNRQWRSTTDEETGQNDLDHLNARQNSLSSLPEPPLASGPAVPCGSSGGLQQSPVSRELPGYGKSRNAPRRRRTAKRLKFEMGYICPYCGKCFERGGHLERHKRIHTGEKPYRCETCGRRFNQKCSLKEHTKIHRRNIQAPPVDVPVVQEKQIPEVKPCVDTPLPEEKSRTAADEVPLKMEDVLPPPVQVKSEPVEESISQPQFQGGNEPPREGGENLGENFPEFERDGRQWRSGPQGQSSTEMSGMEYLSSSAQTVTSFPGIAQLLPAPVEASCSSFSFPGKPYGELKNSLISQTPYGSSDTLLLVSSDPGLHSGSEAVLSPHQQLHPQQQQLHPQQQQQRNRSFQMFKPKKSFNCSFCGKIFKRAGHLETHLRIHTGEKPYGCHICGRCFTQKSSLKVHMKTHRVGENPDLLEAHHLMFTMPENQSLENMAELKPDLVTSEDQSASRQALGDHTVTVKLESNGEDFPALSQERSCGGTGALDQIELWTSGTEKSSEAMVQTAYVLSHDIKCELSPAAANEQQRYTCASPIKDMAFLKDEDMMHVDYLASELQDQHVAREVNDNGSESVRTGEGTGFEMDTMSIGNQEDHKDSYDGARGNCFICSSCGQSFDTFILFQSHLCKNISH